The genomic DNA gatgatgaagatgttcaagATCATATTCTTTCAGTTTAATATCTAATACCACGTTACACCATCCTTGTCAGTTGAAGAAAATGTCAGCTAGCTCAGAAACTTAACAGTCAAATTTAACGTCAGAACTAAAGTGGCTAATGAGTTTTGGATTCAaagactgtttttttttatttttttattatgacaGCGAGCTGCACATTTAATGACTAAAATGGTTGTTTGTCCTAAGGGCACAAATTGagcataaattaagaaaataaaattagaaataaagttttgaaaattgtgtattcttaattttgaaaactttAAATTGTATCTTTTAAACTTGTGCATTTATTGATTAATTCCTTTTTTAGCATCTTAACTTGTGCCATTagattgctcaaaaaaaaaaaaaaacttgtgccCTTAGAGCACAAGTTAGCATAACCCTAGTTTAAATAGTTAGTAACGCATATTAAACATGAGGTTAatgaataattatttaatagaGATAATAATCACGATTTTGAATatcattaattataattttcaaccgttcaaataaaatacatttgttTTGTAATTGTAGCTCATTAGAGACATTATTCGCAAGGATCGAGGGTATGAACTACagattttcaccattttcacatttaaagtatgtaaatcttttttttttgttacgtgtGTATGAATCtaataattaaactttttttttttttttaaggaatctaaTAATTAAACATGATATATGTTAAAATAGAATTTGAGTGCACTAAGGGTTCGtgttaatttgtcaaaaagaaaaaagaatgacaaatgttaaagaacttaaaatagtaatataaacataaaagttgTGTATTTAATGTATCAAAAGTTAGAAAACATTTATATCAATGCAAAAAATTTCCTTTTAAAATCTTCACGATGGGTCATTAGGACAAAAGTTAGCGagattcatttttattaaacattCACTAATGTaattaattacatatttaaattatgttaaTCGTTCCaattattgttgaaatttgttACTACCTCtgttcctaattataagacccttttgagaattttttttgtccatttttataagatctatttgctattttcaactacattaattatttatttccatacATGACCTTATTTATTATACAGCTCTTTCTTCAATcggcaataaataacatgttgaaaacataaaccaactttatctcttaaaggataaaattgtaaaaacaataacaattacaaacatatttaatacaaatatccactatcttaattcccgttatttttcaaaagagtcatataattagggacggaggtagtatcaTTTATTCACATGATATCACCTGTTATAATCCTACTATCCTAGTAACATTTCtttaaagttgaaaaaaataaaataaattaatttaatttttttgtttttttgtggtGTTACAAAGTAAcgagataaaagaagaaaaaagaaaaagacgaAATTCAGTTCTAAGTTTATTTCTCGGAATGAGAGATCATATGCCAGGTGGGGGCAGTTTCAATGAGCATAGCACATTGCACATGATTCCTCCTTAACTATAAAATATGCACGCATATTTTGCTCCATAAGAACATGCATCAATATAGTGTTGTCATTTCCGTGTAAAACATCTCTAATATGAAGAATGTTTGGTAGCATAAGTGTGCAATGTATGTTCACGACCATGAATAATCAGCTTAAATGATTCCAAGCAATTACTCTCACAAATAATGTTGtcatgaccttttttttttacaaaaatcaagaCCCATCTAGATAGCATGCAAATCAGCTAATAACGCATCACCTCCAACTTCATAGTGAGAAAAATCAGTTATCCAATCTTCATCGTGGTTGCGAACAACACCACCAACACACAAAGTCTACAAGAAAGCAACCATCAACATTAAGTTTCAGTTTACCTTTTGTAGGGGGACCCAATGAGCCAACATACACGATGAGTGCGGGTCCAGTTCAAGACTGGGATAGGTTAAGTTTAGGTTGAGTTAAGGAGTTGATGTCACATCAATTGATGATATTATCTTAGTGTAAATTTGAAGAGAAATATCAAATTACAAAAGATGTAAACACATGAGgctaaaataagttttttaaaaaattggaaagTTCAAATagcaaaatcatttttttttcatgtagtTTAGTGGTTGAAGCTCACATgttttaaatgtgaagaagtgaAGTGTCTCAGGTTCGAACTCCAACCtctgtatatattatgcaatatccctaccaattgagttatgcTCACTTAGATGCAAAATCATAATATTTAGATGGTCAAAAGTGAAATTTAAATATCTACGATggatatttaatttgttttaaattttgtataCATAGCCATCCACTTAATTTAAGATGATTCAAAGCTTGGACATGGGATACGATGGAAGCCTGTTCATTATgcttctatctatctatctgcAAAATGCACAAATGTAGTGTTGTGGTTGTAGGTTCTCTCCTGTGTGCGCGTTTGATTTGGTGTTATTTCTTCTGTATACAtacatatttttagtttttttgttgtgttaatgttattttgatttttttataatatataggTGTGTGTTatgaatttcaattataatattttagttggtattttctcaacaaaaaaaatagttggtATTTGCCGCTTCCCCTAACATTTTGAGTAAGATCCGCCACCGTTGAAATTGTAAATAGGTTAAGTTTTGCATCATGTGTTAAAATAATCAgtagaccattgacccgtgtTAACGTACATGTCATATCGATTGTAATATTTGTCGGTAATAggtaacaaaatagtttagCTGAAGGTCAAAATATTAAGAAGCATATTTGTTGATATTGTACtttaacataatattttcaTGACATCGTCCTTGGTACtgtaacataacataatattttagaaaGTAAATGTTtgacattaaatgcaaaagtgtggagggaaattAGGCGagaaaattatgttaaaattaggTTAGTTTTTACGAGACGGGTTAagatttataagtaagagaaaGAATAGGACTTAATTTTCGCATGAAATTAGAAACATAATTTGACTGTagtaaacattaaatgcaaaagtgtggagggaaattAGGCGagagaattaggttaaaattaggtttAATTTTGCGAGACGGGTTAagatttataagtaagagaaaATTGTCAGTAGCTTAGTGGTGAAATTGTTGAGAAGAAGCCATTAAGACTCGGGTTAGAATCGTTGCAAAGATTTTTTAGATTAACTGCGTGGAGAAAGGAGAAAAATTTtgagattaaaattaaaatttaattggaGTTAAGGATAACCTGAcgaattaatatttataaataagagatgcGTCTCAAAATCATAGCACAAATTGGAtaagtttattaaaaaagttatgacattattataaaaacaaaaatgattccATGATATCCTATAAAGTTTttccctaataaaaaaataataattttgtcctGGGATTTTTCAATATCGGCGCTAAAATTAGATTCTTTCGGTCTTCTTGTAAAAGACTTTCCATGGCGGCGGCAGGCAAGAAATCATGTGAATCTCAATCACAACGGTGGTTTTCTAGTTAAAAAAGTTGCATTTTAATATGAATGAATATTAGGTGTGTACTTTaattatattacatttttcTTTGGAGGTGGGCAGGTGGCTTCACAGAGGCAAAGCCGTATATAGGGCTCGATAGGTAAGTCGTGTAAGAGGACTTGTAATAATTTTGATAGCAAACgttttctaataataataatccgtTTCTTTCTGGTGATGTGTGCATCATCTATCAGTAATCTACTTTTGTGTGACTTTTTGGGACGGAAGGACGCGGTTGCTGCACACGCGGCCAAGTACACGGTCTCAACGCGGTTACTGATGGAAATCAAACCTTTTTCTTCCATTCGTTCATGTTTAAAGGCAACTTTTACGTTTGatgttgaaattaatttaattaggaAAGTATCTATTCAAACTTCATGGGACTATGAATTcgaattcatcatcaacatgaACTATAAATCTTTTGAGAGATTTTACCACCTAATAATATGTAACAAATTGATGAATCACAAGTAGTATATATTTCTATTAATATAATGACATGTTATGTTACTtattcttaatatatttttgtttagttttgatTCGAGATAGAAGAGTTTTGGAGCAATTTtccataatattttaaaatattttcatttcgAGTCATgtagttctatttttttttttgaaagataacaATTTTAGGGCATTCTGATGTAATTCAAGAATAAATCATGTAAATCGGTAAAACAAGACATTTTGAACGATTTTGGAAGACAATAAATGAATATTCAAGAGGCATATGAAGACATTACGAGAAAGAGAAATTTTCCAAATCCCAagacaatttatttatatggAAGAAAACACGTAAGGGTTCGTTTGGTTCAAGGGAAGGGAGGTGAGAGATTTTAATGGAGGGGagcaaatatattttaattgaaaatgtgtttggttcacaagggaatgagagaaattttaaaattaatttactgTTTTATTCTTAAACTTAATTGAATAGACATTAATGcttgtttttataatttcatagaCGAACGAAATAATAACGATATAATcgataataataaattaaaaaaagttgttacaatCTTTCAACAAAAATTGTTATAAGGATAATATATCTAAtattaataaaagttgttataaggataattttttttttttttggaataatgtTGTTACAAGGATAGTATAACAttataacctaataataataataataataataataataaaagttgttataaagttaatattgagattttaaattaatttaaggataattataagaatgcaataaaattttaaatagattttcTCCCCTACCCTACCTTTCcacaaattgaaccaaacacataaaatttaaaatatttcctCCCCTCCACGGGGAGGGAATATTAACACTCAAGAAAATGTACTGACGTGCCCCCCGGGGATGAAAATTTACACTCAAGCGCCCCCCGAGTGTATTTCATGCGCCCTGGGCATGCCAAATTTACACCTATGCGCCTCATGCGTGTAACAGATGCGCATCGGGCATGTTGACGGCAGGaaaaaaaccaattttgaaGCCCAAACCCAGGTGAAAACCTTGCATATAAATACAACTCATctcattcattatttttcattcagAACTAAGCGGTCCAAGAGGAAGACAAACATTGGGGAGGAGTCTCTCTCCTGACTATAAATCTCTAGGatatgttctatttttttttttgtaatttgtctttagttGTCATGAGTAGTTAAACCCTATTAAGGTAGAGTTATAAGACGAacctctattttatttgttgaactattttatttttattttttttgtcttagaggaagtggtaatccactgaaattaaactcacacaaaactgtgaggtcccgggttcgaacccgagTCACGACGTTCGACctgcaatttcggcatttgccagttgagttaggacttctagacatttgttaaactatttaatttaagttctttattcaATTACTTTAtgaatcatatttaatttaattatatgaattctttatttcatttgaagTGAACCAACTATGAGATAACGGTACTTAAGAAAGTGACATACCTAATATTGGTGAAAACCTACCTTAATCAGAAAGTAACTAAGATAACGAATAACAATAATTAGGGAAATAGTAATAACCATAGAGAATTGAATTACCACAGTAACTTTATTCTTCTTTCATCCTTGGTAAAGTAGACGAGATATGATTGGCCGTTTGTAGAACCACCAAGAGGAGAGTATATTGACGAACTTCTAATATTCTTAAACGATGGAACCGTTAAGACCTTTGGAAATTTAGGAACACCAATTAAATCTTTGTTTCATTTACCTCTAAGATAGTAACAACCACACATACATCTATGCACAAAGGTGCATTCCAAGATTGACGTCCCTGAGCATTGACTCGCATAAAAACTCCAATGTAAGTTTGCAACTCGACAACTGAAGGGGAATAAACCCAAACCTCTGATAGAGTAAGTTCACACACTTACAAACATGTGTGATCAATAATTCGGCTAACTCttaaccaaattaaaaaattgtagtCTTCAGAAACTCGAACGAAATAAATAACAACCTAACTTATgaggatatttttttaaatctgctACTTGTTAACTGACCCAACAAACAACTATGTTTTTTTCCCCCGCATATATGCAGAGTATACAGCTACACAccataaaattttaaacaaatgatGTTTTTGACACATGAACAAATgactaacttttttttgtttttaataaaatgactaCCTTGTCTTATCACTTCATATTTACGCACAAATTGTGTAGAAAATTAAACAATGGGTGTGAAGCCAATTTTGAGACCCTGAGTGGTGCGAATGCATAGTCTTAACTTTTATTCGATTATTATCATTAGTTTTTTTGACGTAAAAATAGATGCATCAATTTAATATGGCGTGATTATGCCATACCATTTTACTGGCAAAAATAGGATTGTGTTGGAATACCCTGCATTAATAAAACTGCGTTGAACTCGGTTATATCCAATTTAAGATTGATCATCTTAACTAAATCACCTTTAAACAATCTTTATTGTTGATTTAAATTAGGAGAAATAAGATCAATAAAAGTGTGATGCTTTTTAATAGTTGAATCTGATAAAAGTTTTAGTATTTAGCCATGGATCATTAGATACAAATTACAGCATATCAAAAACAAAGAAGGAATAAGAGATTGTGTACCTTTGAACTTGGTTTGATGAAAGATAACTGTCAGAAGGATGACTACCTCATTCCGTTTAGCGCAGAAGAATGTTCAAAATAGTTTAACCGTCTGATGGAATGACGTTTAAATAGCTAAACGACTGAGGGCAGTGATCTCTCATTGGGCTTAACCCATCACGATCCATTTAGAAAGAATAGCCCAATCACCCATATTTATCAACTAATTAGTGCTTAATACAATATactataatttatattatgacattaacttataataatttattattgtcaatccataattgattaaataattaatccaacaatctTCCACTTGGATGACAATACTCAATTactaaaagaataaaaaaaatcacttgtcataaagaatttaaattttaaaattatatatatggtcAAAGCACTAATCATTCAAAAGAGAGGTAAGCTTTAATGCTGCAGAAATTGAATTCGATGGGAAAAACAAATCATCTAGATCATAGACTCACTTTTCTAACAAATGATGAATTTATAGGGACACATTTGAATTAAAAGAATGTGTCATTAAAGAATGGCCCATGCATTTTAAAAATGCTATAATAAACTCCCACTAACCCAAAATATCATAGACTTAATCAAATCGTTATGAGTTACAATACTCATTTATATAAGTATGTGGTTAGTGGTTCTGCCAATGAGTTTTCAATTCCATAAAAGTCAGATATCCACATAGGTATAAGAATAGAATTACTTATAGGGATAACATGTAATGAGAGAGTAATTGCATttagtcaaaatcaataaatggTCTTTGACATTCAATTATTCCATGTTTTAGCAAAACATGTGACTATGAAAATccataagaaaatagaaaattcaAGAATCTCCGAAATGGATCAACATAGATACTtagtttaaagaaaataaaatgtggATTAATGTGGCCACTAGAATGTCAATAATGAACGAACATTTATGATTATCTCAGTTTATAAGTACTTTaagaacacaatatcatactcGATAAGAGTATTGATGTTATACATTGTACTTATTATCTATGACCTTATAAAATTTGGAATGTTGGTAAAAGAGAAGCACAATATATATTTGCATGCTAAGAGTTTATTATGCATATTCCAACAAAATTGAGTTAAACATTCACATTTACgtaaaaatttaattcaaaatctAATAATATTGGATTGCAAAATTTATACAATTTGCCACATGTCTTTTAATAGAGTAAATCACTTATTGCAATCCCATTCAAGGATCTTAAGGATAATAAGTAAGAACTATATCATCACAATGTACAATTCTTATGTctccaaaaatttaaatgttgATAGGGTACTCTAATTATATTTGACATAAGTATAAAAAATTAAGGTACATTGAATAATAGcaattatattaataacaacACACCGATAGGGTATGACTGTCACCAATATAATGCTAATCTATTTAACAAAATTCGCATAATTGTACCCACGATAGGTGAGATTACAATTATACAAATCAATAATGTTTATGCTTAAGAGAATATGAAACAGTATTGTACTTAATTTACTtaacttcgatcatattcaaataatagaaaaatgtgCTTAACAATATCTTAAATTAGCACATCATAAATATGATAACAAAAGTTATTATTAGGAATACAAGTGTgtcaattagttttttttttatttttaatttatccaGAATAGAACCCttagaataaaattttaaatacttcCACTATAAACTAGAATTAgaatataaatacaaaatagagtattataataagaaaataatataagaattaTAGAGttctatttataatattatggaaAAAGGATTTCACCTCTATATAGGATATCATAATTACACAACAAAAGAGaagataaataaatgttttcatATGTGCAATAGTATACGATAAGTCACaagatgataaaaaataattaaatcacgACTTACCTCGCAGTGTGTGACATTCATCCTTATACTTAGAGTCAAAGATTTTTGATGACTTAACGAGAATATCTTATAATATAGTCATCTCAAAATAATCATGAATGGAGAATAAGTCATTATAACTAAACATATATGAAACTCTAATTATAAATCAATATGATTTATATAAGTGTTCAGTTGTAAGGATTATTTAAAAATGTCTGAATTCTTAATATGTtgttttgataatatttaacagataaacaacaaaaaggtgagcaaattttaattcataattagaattttagcataaaaaatgcaacaatgcattatttactatatataatttaatattattgtaatCCAAACATTTAATTGCGACATAATTAGATAGTTAATGATGTTTGTCACAAAATTTAGAGTAATAAATTACGGATCTAGATtagagagtatagaagaaagtATAATGTATATTAAACAGAAATATGccaattttaaattcaattaatataaatgacatatataattttttttttgaaagataaatgacatatataatatacaaCTTACTATACTcatattgaaaacaaaatattattaggaccctttaaatattattgtgaCAAAAATCAGAGATAAGTGTCTAAGTTTAAAAATGTCGCCAAAAAATGATCAATTAGTAAACTTTGGATCTTTATGCTAAGACAATATGAATTatagaatatattatattagaATATTTATAATGGCAAGAATATTTAAAATCGtagaatttaaattaattatttttggcattaaaattaataaaaccgagccttccataattttttttttttgataagcaaGGAGAGAGGACAGGCATCAAGAGGCAACATCGACTTACCAACCAGGTTGGCACCCCGAGAAACCTCCTtcctatgccgccaaactctagagattttattaaaaaaaagggggaaaataattacaaaggagggggactaggccaaaaccctcaaaagaaaacataaaggaaataaaaagcaaaaaacaaaacaaccaaaaaacagATTAAGAAAATCTATAGTTAGGTAAACCACATCTATCCCGAAAGAAATTTATGAGACAGTCTTTAAAGCAATCTGAGTATCAGAATTACCTATACCTCTAACATTCCAATAGAGAAAATTCATGAAGCAGTTGGATGATTACCACCCCGAGAACGGGTTTTAGTAGGATGCTTTGCTAAGACATGTTGTACTTTaattttctgtttctgtttcCTTGTTAGGACCGGTGTGAAGTCTTCAGCAGCTGATTGTTCATCATATTCACAAACTCTGTGCCACAAATCTAGAACGTGCTGAATATTCTTGCTGGGATGTACTTCTTGTTGTTGTAACTCGGCAACCACTTGCTCCTCTTGAACTGTCGTCGGCATGCTAGCACTTACAGCAAGGGACCGCTCTACAATCACAGGCGACACCAAGGAGTGGCCTGACCCATAATGGACGTCAACGTGCTCAACACTATGTTTCTCGGGAGAAGTAATAGTAATTGTGTGGCCTGGTGTAGTGATGTCTTGGGATTCATCCGTCGAAGCATTCATAATTGGATCAATTACCGGCAAAGGAGGCCGCATGTCTTGACTAGGCATATGAACTGCTGCAAAATCAGGAGGAATGGAATCATTAGCATCATTGGACACCGAGATTGGGCTCTCTTCTCTATTTTGAGACACATTATCATCCACATCATCATGCACGTCAACGTGCTCAATAGGAGGAACAGAAACTGTCGGAACCGAATGAACTTTCTCATTACTAGTTACCGTGAGAGTTGTTGCTTCTAATGATTTTTGCACGTCATCGTGCACTACGGTTGCTGCCAATTCCAAAATAGGTATGTCGGGCCGAGGTAAAGTACCTTGAGGAATTGCATCTGAAACATCTTGCAAGATATGGCGGAAAGAACCTGTTGTAACATCTATGTGGGGAACAGACTGTGTCACATTCTCATTAGTGGTGGCGGCTGTTGGGGCAACAAATTGAGTCACATTTTCATCAGTAGTGGCAGCTGCTGGTGGGGGAACATCAGCTTGTGTCGTAGTAGCATCAATGGTGGCAGCTATTGGTGGCGTAACAACAGGGACGTAACATAATGTACCAGAGGAAGAAGCTCCTTTTACAACATGGGGTTGAATGTTTGTTTCAGGAACTTGTTTTTTCCCACGACCATTAACCTTGGCCGCCTCAAGATTCAACCACTTGCAATTCGTGACATTATGTCCAATGACATAACAATGATGACAAAATAATGGACGCCGTTCATATTGCACTTCCACCTTAAAGGCAAACCCCTCCCGTTCAACAAGAATTTCGTCATAGACCCGCTTTGATAAGTCGATGTCCATAAGAATGCGTGCATAGTGTCCGAATGCTCTATTTCCTGTCGGCCCATCAATAGAAATTGGAGTACCCACGACACTTGCTATTTCTTTCAAAGTTCTCTCACACCAATATTCCTGAGGCAACTCAACAAGTCTGATCCATAGTGATGCATGTGTCTGTGCCTGAGAGTTATGATTAAAATCCTTCGTCCATTGAGAAAGACGAAGGAGACCCGGTTGTAGTGATACAGTACCAGCCGTCCAAATGCGACTAAGATCATCCGAATGTTCGAATAAAAAATCGTAGTAACCCTTACCAAGGGGAACCATCTTCCATTGATTAATCATCTTCCAAACCTTGCTTAATTTAGAAGCTAAACCGCGAGCGGTGTATGGTTTGTTGCCTTTAGACAAGATTAGCCGTCCCCGTAGCGCAAATTGACATTCTGTCAAGCCCTTAACATACTCGTCCTGGCCTATTCGGATGGCAAGGGAATCGCCCTTGATGCAAGATACCGGGTAAGGAGCCTCCTCCACCGGAGAGGAACGAAAACCTCCTACTTCTGCCGCAAAAGATTTGGGAGGGGCAGTGATCAGCTGTGCGGCTGTGACAGATGTTGAAGCATGTGACTTATGTACTGGAATTAACGATAAAGGGGCCGGAGCTGCCAATTCCACCTGCCAATCGAAGGGCATGGCAGAAAGACTTGAAGCAACAGTGTGAGAACAATTATAAAGTCCCAATTGGTTAGCTGTGAACCCAATCCAAAGAACCGTAAAACCACTTGGAGTAAACAATTGCTTGGTATGTTCCAAATCAATTGTTTTGTGTGTTcttaatagaaataaaaaacctaagagaattggaattggaatttaAAGGATAAATTAATGGAAAGCAATCTACCTATATGTTGGTGAG from Medicago truncatula cultivar Jemalong A17 chromosome 8, MtrunA17r5.0-ANR, whole genome shotgun sequence includes the following:
- the LOC112417461 gene encoding uncharacterized protein; translation: MPFDWQVELAAPAPLSLIPVHKSHASTSVTAAQLITAPPKSFAAEVGGFRSSPVEEAPYPVSCIKGDSLAIRIGQDEYVKGLTECQFALRGRLILSKGNKPYTARGLASKLSKVWKMINQWKMVPLGKGYYDFLFEHSDDLSRIWTAGTVSLQPGLLRLSQWTKDFNHNSQAQTHASLWIRLVELPQEYWCERTLKEIASVVGTPISIDGPTGNRAFGHYARILMDIDLSKRVYDEILVEREGFAFKVEVQYERRPLFCHHCYVIGHNVTNCKWLNLEAAKVNGRGKKQVPETNIQPHVVKGASSSGTLCYVPVVTPPIAATIDATTTQADVPPPAAATTDENVTQFVAPTAATTNENVTQSVPHIDVTTGSFRHILQDVSDAIPQGTLPRPDIPILELAATVVHDDVQKSLEATTLTVTSNEKVHSVPTVSVPPIEHVDVHDDVDDNVSQNREESPISVSNDANDSIPPDFAAVHMPSQDMRPPLPVIDPIMNASTDESQDITTPGHTITITSPEKHSVEHVDVHYGSGHSLVSPVIVERSLAVSASMPTTVQEEQVVAELQQQEVHPSKNIQHVLDLWHRVCEYDEQSAAEDFTPVLTRKQKQKIKVQHVLAKHPTKTRSRGGNHPTAS